TCACCTCATAGCCATGTCTTCATCATACCTCTTTATTTACGGGTACAATCGATATTGTGGCCATCTAAAGTATAAATGTTACCGCCGACGCCACCTTCCCCCCCTATCACCGATTTGAATGGACCCTCCATGGTGGAAAAAGTGGAGGGAGGGCATACATGTAGGAAGAAGCTGCCGAGGAGACGAGACGGAAGAATGCGTCCCGTTGCCGGAGCAGCNNNNNNNNNNGCTTTCTCCTTTGATTTGTACCAGCACTCCATGGTGAACGAGGCGATCGATCATGGCCGAGGCAAGGGTATTGTCGTTGTTCAGGAGGGTTCCCCAATCACGGAAGGCTCGATTTAATGCAGAGTTGATTGTTATGCGGAGTCCGCTCTTCGCGGACCCCGCCAACCTGTCATGCTGACCTCTTTTTACTCCGCATAAAAGACCCGGCATGCAACGACGCGATCAGTTTGTCGGTTGCCTTGAAACGCCCAGAGCGCAGTTTTGGAGCGACAACAGACTCTAGAGCCTCCAGCTTTACCGAAGGATCGGCGCGTGTGTACATTTCAGTCGTTTGCATGTTCGCATGTCCGAGCCAGAGAGCGACTTTTCGGAGATCATTGGTGGCCTGCAGGACCGTTAGTGCGCAGGTATGTCGTAGTACATGCGGCGAAACGCGTTTCGTGGATAGAGAAGGACAACGCTTTGCGGCGGTGTGAGCGTGCTTACGTAGAATGTATTCGAAGCCGGAACGGGTCATAGATTCACCACGGGCGTTGAGAAACAGTTCCGGCGCCAAGACCGTGCCCCTGACCGCCAACCATGCCCGCAGCGCCGATGTCGTTTCCTTCCACAAAGGCAGGCACCGTTCCCTTCGGCCCTTACCGTGGACGAGAACGCTGGCATGCGGTTGAAGATTCAGATGGTCAAGTAGCAGTCCGATCAGTTCCGAGACGCGTAATCCTCCGGCGAAGCAGAGGTGAAGCATGGCGCGATCCCGGATGCCGTCTCGATTGTTTGGTTCAGGCGCATCCAGGATGGCCTGCATCTCTTCAACCGTGAGGTGCCTGACAAGGCGTGTATCGGCTTTCTTTGCCGGAATCGCTAAGATACGCCGGATCTGCTCTAAGGCCGTCGGCACACGATATTCCATAAAGTGCATAAACGATTTAATGGCGGCCAGTCGAATGTTTCTGGAATTCGGTCCATTCCCGCGCACCGTTTCCAAATAGTTCAGGAAGTTTACAATCAGCGGTGCATCGAGCTGCTCCAGATACAATTCGGATGGCGTAACCTTGAGACAGTTACTGGCGTATTCAAAGAGGAGCTTGAAAGCGTATGCATAGGACTCACAGGTGTCGTCGCTGGCGCGGCGTTCGACGGGCAGGCGTTGCTGCAAAAAGGACATAATGTGCGATGCGATCAGAGTCATGGCCGCCCTCCCGTGAAGAAGTTTTCGCAACGGTCTGCGATTTTTTTCATCAGATCAGGCGTTGTTTCCAGATACCAGTAGGTATCGGAAACTTTGCCGTGACCAAGATAAGTCGAGAGCGCCACCATATGTTTCGTAATGCGATCGCGGCCATCCGGGCAGGCTTCCAATGCCCTCACGGCGAAGGTATGGCGCAACGAGTGAGGTGTGGGGCGCGGTAGTCCTGGTCCTCGCGGCAGGCCGATCTTGTCAACCGCAGTCTGGAATGCGGTCTCAACATCACCCAGAAGCAACGGTTTTCTTCGCAACGAAACGAATATGTGGTCATCGAAAGGGGCATAGGGGCGGCGACGTTCGAGATAACGTTCGATTCCAGCTTTGGCAGTTTCATGCAAGGGTACAAGGCGACTTTTACGAAATTTGGAACACCGAATCACCAGACCATCTGGGGTGATGTCCTCAAAGCGCAGCCGGATTGCTTCGGACACACGCAGTCCGGTGCATGCCAGCAGAGCGAACAGTGTGCGGTAGGTCTGTCGACGCAAAGAACGGTAACCAGTCTGAGATGCTGCTTGTATGAGACGCTGGATGTCGTCTTGGGAAAAGATGTACGGGATGGGCCGTGGCCTCCTCTCGCTACCAAAGACCGCCTGCGGCAGTTGATGGGATGGATCCTCGGCACGGACGTACTGGGTGAATCGAATCACTTGACCAAGCCGGCGGGCGCGTTGATGAACCGATCGTGCCAATCCGGCCCACTCGATGGCGGTTTCAGGGCAAACGTGGCGTTTGCCTCTTGCCTCTGAGAAGATGACGAAACTTCGTAAAAGATTGCCTTGGGATTTGAGGTCGAATCCGCAAGCACGGCGCACGGCCAAATATGACTCCACAGCTTGAGCTAACATGGCTGCACCTCCGGCCAGGGTTGAGCAATCTGCCGCAGCGTAGTCACGTCTACTTTGGCGTAGATCTGCGTAGTCTCGATGGAACGGTGCCGAAGGATGGTCGCAATGTCCTGCAGCGAT
Above is a genomic segment from Candidatus Eisenbacteria bacterium containing:
- a CDS encoding tyrosine-type recombinase/integrase; the protein is MTLIASHIMSFLQQRLPVERRASDDTCESYAYAFKLLFEYASNCLKVTPSELYLEQLDAPLIVNFLNYLETVRGNGPNSRNIRLAAIKSFMHFMEYRVPTALEQIRRILAIPAKKADTRLVRHLTVEEMQAILDAPEPNNRDGIRDRAMLHLCFAGGLRVSELIGLLLDHLNLQPHASVLVHGKGRRERCLPLWKETTSALRAWLAVRGTVLAPELFLNARGESMTRSGFEYILRKHAHTAAKRCPSLSTKRVSPHVLRHTCALTVLQATNDLRKVALWLGHANMQTTEMYTRADPSVKLEALESVVAPKLRSGRFKATDKLIASLHAGSFMRSKKRSA
- a CDS encoding tyrosine-type recombinase/integrase, whose product is MLAQAVESYLAVRRACGFDLKSQGNLLRSFVIFSEARGKRHVCPETAIEWAGLARSVHQRARRLGQVIRFTQYVRAEDPSHQLPQAVFGSERRPRPIPYIFSQDDIQRLIQAASQTGYRSLRRQTYRTLFALLACTGLRVSEAIRLRFEDITPDGLVIRCSKFRKSRLVPLHETAKAGIERYLERRRPYAPFDDHIFVSLRRKPLLLGDVETAFQTAVDKIGLPRGPGLPRPTPHSLRHTFAVRALEACPDGRDRITKHMVALSTYLGHGKVSDTYWYLETTPDLMKKIADRCENFFTGGRP